In Phormidium ambiguum IAM M-71, a single window of DNA contains:
- a CDS encoding UDP-glucuronic acid decarboxylase family protein: MRILVTGGAGFIGSHLIDRLMTEGHEVLCLDNFYTGHKRNLLKWLDNPYFELIRHDVTEPIRLEVQQIYHLACPASPVHYQFNPIKTVKTNVMGTLNMLGLAKRVKARLLLASTSEVYGDPDVHPQVEEYRGNVNPIGIRSCYDEGKRIAETLAFDYHRENDVEIRVARIFNTYGPRMLENDGRVVSNFVVQALRGIPLTVYGTGSQTRSFCYVSDLVEGLMRLMNGEHTGPVNLGNPDEYTILELAQKIQQMVNPDADIKYEPLPQDDPKQRQPDITKAKNWLGWQPTIPLEEGLKLTIEDFRSRISNSPTSAVSK, from the coding sequence ATGAGAATTTTAGTAACAGGTGGAGCCGGATTTATTGGTTCTCATCTTATCGATCGCTTAATGACAGAAGGTCATGAAGTATTGTGCTTAGATAATTTTTATACCGGACATAAGCGTAATTTGCTGAAGTGGTTAGATAATCCCTATTTTGAATTAATTCGCCACGATGTTACTGAACCCATCCGTTTAGAAGTACAACAAATTTATCACTTAGCTTGTCCAGCTTCTCCGGTACATTATCAGTTCAATCCCATCAAGACAGTAAAAACAAATGTCATGGGAACACTCAATATGCTGGGTTTAGCTAAACGGGTGAAAGCAAGACTTCTATTAGCTTCGACTTCAGAAGTGTATGGCGATCCAGATGTGCATCCTCAAGTAGAAGAGTATAGAGGAAATGTGAATCCGATCGGGATTCGTTCCTGTTATGACGAAGGTAAACGCATAGCGGAAACCCTAGCATTTGACTATCATCGGGAAAATGATGTGGAAATTCGGGTAGCGCGGATTTTCAACACTTACGGCCCCAGAATGTTAGAAAATGATGGTCGAGTGGTAAGTAATTTTGTCGTTCAGGCTTTGCGGGGAATTCCGTTAACAGTTTACGGTACAGGTTCACAAACCAGAAGTTTCTGCTATGTTTCTGACTTAGTAGAAGGATTGATGCGGTTAATGAATGGAGAACATACTGGCCCTGTAAACTTGGGAAATCCAGATGAGTATACAATTTTAGAACTAGCACAAAAAATTCAGCAAATGGTGAATCCAGATGCTGATATTAAGTACGAACCGTTACCACAAGACGATCCCAAACAACGACAACCGGACATTACCAAAGCTAAAAATTGGTTGGGATGGCAACCGACAATTCCTTTGGAAGAAGGTTTGAAGTTAACGATCGAAGATTTTCGTTCTCGCATCTCCAATTCTCCAACCTCAGCCGTGAGCAAATAA
- a CDS encoding DUF3386 domain-containing protein — protein MTEQKSAKELFRSAYENRYTWDTEFPGFSADIELKQGDEVYTGKVRVNSDMTVEVSGIEDEQVKESIYTQMRDVITHRKRGNFEQAHGKNEFNLGETDSTGAMEILVKGDAMGSNYKIRGTEICQVSRVMGRVAFTIDTHESTNTGEGYIASRYDAIFRNPQTGEVTNQLEFEDDYEKIGNYYIMTHQVVRSNEQGQQITTEFTYSNVKLLEPAVV, from the coding sequence GTGACTGAGCAAAAGAGTGCGAAGGAGCTATTTCGTAGTGCTTACGAAAACCGTTACACTTGGGACACTGAATTTCCCGGCTTCAGTGCAGATATTGAACTTAAGCAGGGAGATGAAGTTTACACGGGGAAAGTGCGCGTTAACTCTGACATGACTGTAGAAGTTAGCGGTATAGAAGACGAGCAAGTAAAAGAAAGCATCTATACTCAGATGCGAGATGTCATTACGCACCGCAAACGGGGTAACTTTGAACAAGCGCATGGCAAAAACGAGTTTAACTTAGGCGAAACTGACTCTACAGGCGCAATGGAAATTTTGGTCAAAGGCGACGCAATGGGGTCAAATTATAAGATTCGCGGTACAGAAATTTGCCAAGTTAGTCGCGTTATGGGTAGAGTTGCCTTTACCATTGATACCCATGAAAGTACGAACACTGGCGAAGGTTACATTGCCTCTCGCTATGATGCCATTTTCCGCAATCCGCAAACAGGTGAAGTGACTAATCAGTTGGAATTTGAGGACGACTACGAAAAAATTGGTAACTACTACATCATGACTCATCAAGTAGTGCGTTCCAATGAGCAAGGACAGCAGATAACTACTGAGTTTACCTATTCCAACGTTAAGCTGTTGGAACCAGCTGTGGTTTAA
- a CDS encoding glycoside hydrolase, with the protein MPHPLYVAFIWHQHQPLYKSRVKGEFLETGGTNFSASVSSAFEYRLPWVRLHGTKDYLDLVLLLERYPKLRQTVNLVPSLILQLEDYIAGSAIDPYLAVALSPVESLTEQQRLFIIEHFFDANHHTLIDPNPRYSELYEQRQENGRAWCKENWQAQDYSDLLAWHNLAWFDPLFWDDREIAYWLEKGRDFSLVDRQKIYAKQQEIMSRIVPQHRKMQETGQLEVITSPYTHPILPLLADSDVGRVAVPNMNLPQKRFQWEQDIPRHLRKAWEMYEDCFGCEPRGLWPSEQAVSPEILPYIAKQGFKWICSDEAVLGWTIDHFFHRDASGNVSEPELLYQPYRLETPAGDLSIVFRDHRLSDLIGFTYGAMEAKKAAADLVGHLEAIARILKHRQPDRTTTLENPWLVTIALDGENCWEHYHLDGKPFLEVLYQTLSNHREIELVTVSEYLEKFPTTATLPAEKLHTGSWVDGNLTTWVGDPVKNKAWDLLTDARNFLASHPEATPETNPEAWEALYAAEGSDWFWWFGEGHSSNQDAIFDKLFREHLCAIYQALNAPVPDNLLKPLEIHEARGDHRPESFIHPTIDGIGDEQDWDKAGRIEIGGARGTMHQSSTVQRLWYGVDHLNFYLRLDLKTGILPGKGCPPELNLLWFYPDRQMHNSPIPLVNLPDEAPLNYLYRHHLGVNLLTMSTRFQEAGENHQWHPRFSRVQVAFEECLELAVPWADLQIEPDYPLRLTIVLSDNERYCSYLPENALIPIEVP; encoded by the coding sequence ATGCCTCATCCTTTATATGTCGCCTTCATTTGGCATCAACACCAACCTTTGTACAAAAGTAGGGTTAAGGGAGAGTTTTTGGAAACAGGAGGTACTAATTTTTCGGCTTCTGTTTCTTCAGCTTTTGAGTACCGTTTACCTTGGGTGCGTTTGCATGGTACTAAGGATTATTTGGATTTAGTTTTGTTGTTGGAACGTTATCCGAAGTTGCGACAAACGGTTAATTTGGTTCCTTCTTTGATTCTGCAATTAGAAGATTATATTGCGGGAAGTGCGATCGATCCTTATTTAGCTGTAGCTTTGTCGCCAGTGGAAAGTTTGACGGAACAACAGCGCTTATTTATTATTGAGCATTTCTTTGATGCCAATCACCACACTTTAATCGATCCTAATCCTCGTTATAGCGAACTTTACGAGCAACGTCAGGAAAACGGAAGGGCGTGGTGTAAGGAAAATTGGCAAGCACAAGATTACAGCGATCTTTTAGCTTGGCATAATTTAGCTTGGTTCGATCCTTTGTTTTGGGACGATCGAGAAATTGCTTATTGGTTGGAAAAGGGTCGAGATTTTAGTTTAGTCGATCGCCAAAAGATTTACGCTAAACAACAAGAAATTATGAGTCGCATTGTTCCGCAACATCGGAAAATGCAGGAAACTGGGCAATTAGAAGTAATTACTTCCCCTTATACTCACCCAATTTTGCCATTGTTGGCGGATAGTGATGTGGGTAGAGTGGCTGTTCCTAACATGAATTTGCCGCAAAAGCGCTTTCAATGGGAACAAGATATTCCCCGACATTTGCGAAAAGCTTGGGAAATGTACGAGGATTGTTTTGGTTGCGAACCTCGCGGTTTGTGGCCTTCAGAACAGGCGGTTAGTCCAGAAATTTTGCCTTATATTGCTAAACAAGGGTTTAAGTGGATTTGTTCCGATGAGGCAGTTTTAGGTTGGACGATCGATCATTTCTTCCACAGAGACGCATCTGGTAATGTTAGCGAACCAGAGTTACTTTACCAACCTTATCGATTAGAAACTCCGGCGGGAGATTTGTCAATTGTGTTCCGCGATCACCGTTTGTCTGACTTAATTGGTTTTACTTACGGGGCGATGGAAGCGAAAAAAGCGGCAGCGGATTTGGTAGGGCATTTAGAAGCGATCGCCCGCATTTTAAAACATCGCCAACCCGATCGTACTACAACTTTAGAAAATCCTTGGTTAGTCACAATTGCCTTAGATGGAGAAAACTGTTGGGAACATTATCATTTAGATGGTAAACCCTTCTTAGAAGTATTGTATCAAACCCTCAGCAATCATCGAGAAATTGAATTGGTTACTGTTTCCGAATACTTGGAAAAATTCCCCACTACCGCTACACTTCCTGCTGAAAAATTACACACAGGTTCTTGGGTTGATGGTAATTTAACAACTTGGGTAGGAGATCCGGTAAAAAATAAAGCTTGGGATTTATTAACTGATGCCAGAAACTTTTTAGCTTCTCATCCCGAAGCAACACCAGAAACTAACCCGGAAGCTTGGGAAGCGTTATATGCTGCTGAAGGTTCGGATTGGTTTTGGTGGTTTGGGGAAGGACATTCTTCTAACCAAGATGCAATTTTTGACAAGTTATTCCGAGAACATTTGTGTGCAATTTATCAAGCTTTAAATGCGCCTGTTCCTGATAATTTGCTCAAACCTTTAGAAATTCACGAAGCGAGAGGAGATCATCGCCCAGAAAGTTTTATTCACCCAACAATTGATGGTATTGGTGATGAACAAGACTGGGATAAAGCCGGAAGAATAGAAATTGGGGGTGCGCGGGGAACTATGCACCAAAGCAGCACTGTACAAAGATTATGGTACGGTGTAGATCACTTGAATTTCTATTTGCGGTTAGATTTAAAAACGGGAATTTTGCCAGGAAAAGGTTGTCCGCCAGAGTTGAATTTGTTGTGGTTTTATCCCGATCGCCAAATGCACAACAGCCCGATTCCCTTGGTAAATTTACCTGATGAAGCACCGCTAAATTATCTCTATCGTCATCATTTAGGCGTAAATTTGCTCACTATGAGCACGCGATTTCAAGAAGCAGGAGAAAATCACCAATGGCATCCTCGCTTTAGTCGCGTACAAGTCGCTTTTGAGGAGTGTTTGGAATTGGCAGTACCTTGGGCAGATTTGCAAATTGAACCCGATTATCCTTTGCGGTTGACGATCGTTCTGTCAGATAATGAACGTTATTGCAGTTATCTGCCAGAAAATGCTTTGATTCCGATCGAAGTACCATAA
- a CDS encoding NifU family protein, protein MELTLENVETVLDELRPYLMSDGGNVEVVELDGPIVKLRLQGACGSCPSSTMTLRMGIERRLREKIPEIAEVEQVL, encoded by the coding sequence ATGGAACTTACATTAGAAAACGTTGAAACCGTTTTAGATGAATTACGCCCTTACTTGATGTCTGATGGCGGTAATGTAGAGGTAGTGGAACTGGATGGGCCAATTGTCAAGTTGCGGCTACAAGGTGCTTGTGGTTCTTGCCCTAGTTCTACTATGACTCTGAGAATGGGAATTGAACGGAGACTGCGGGAAAAGATCCCTGAAATTGCAGAAGTCGAACAAGTTCTCTAA
- a CDS encoding type II toxin-antitoxin system CcdA family antitoxin — protein sequence MKEPAIDSRRSEEKVEISIHLDSDLLSQLQHLTNDPSKVIEAAIRQWLKGGVSQRDDELTRSINRIPVPPRGEWND from the coding sequence ATGAAAGAACCAGCTATTGATTCCCGACGTTCCGAAGAAAAGGTGGAAATATCGATTCACCTGGATTCAGATTTGTTAAGTCAGTTGCAACACTTAACAAACGATCCGAGCAAAGTGATTGAAGCAGCTATTCGCCAATGGCTTAAAGGAGGAGTGAGTCAAAGAGATGACGAATTGACTCGCAGTATTAACAGAATACCAGTTCCGCCTCGTGGCGAGTGGAATGATTAA
- the lepA gene encoding translation elongation factor 4 produces the protein MTDVPVSRIRNFCIIAHIDHGKSTLADRLLQATGTVAARDMKEQFLDNMELERERGITIKLQAARMNYKAKDGQDYVLNLIDTPGHVDFSYEVSRSLAACEGALLVVDASQGVEAQTLANVYLAIESNLEIIPVLNKIDLPGAEPERVKKEIEEVIGLDCSGAILASAKEGLGIEEILESIVHLVPPPKETVEERLRALIFDSYYDSYRGVIVYFRVMDGRVKKGDRVRLMASGKEYEIDELGVLSPNQIRVDDLHAGEVGYLAAAIKAVEDARVGDTITLANAPAKEPLPGYTQAKPMVFCGMFPTDADQFPDLREALEKLKLNDAALSYEPETSSAMGFGFRCGFLGLLHMEIVQERLEREYNLDLIITAPSVVYKVTTNKGEELLIDNPSTLPDPQYRERIEEPYVQVDMITPEEYVGTLMELGQSRRGVFKDMKYLTLGRTTLSYELPLAEVVTDFFDQMKSRSRGYASMEYHLIGYRENPLVRLDILINGDPVDSLAMIVHRDKAYYVGRTLVEKLKELIPRHQFKIPLQAAIGSKVIASEHIPALRKDVLAKCYGGDISRKKKLLQKQAKGKKRMKAIGTVDVPQEAFMAVLRLDKE, from the coding sequence ATGACTGACGTACCCGTTTCTCGAATTCGGAATTTTTGTATTATTGCCCACATTGACCACGGTAAGTCAACCTTGGCTGACCGTCTCTTACAAGCTACGGGAACGGTAGCTGCGCGAGATATGAAGGAACAGTTCCTCGATAACATGGAACTGGAAAGAGAACGGGGGATTACAATTAAGTTGCAAGCTGCCCGGATGAATTATAAAGCTAAGGACGGGCAAGATTACGTACTCAATTTAATTGATACTCCAGGCCATGTGGATTTTTCTTATGAAGTGTCGCGGAGTCTTGCTGCTTGTGAGGGTGCTTTGTTGGTGGTGGATGCTTCTCAAGGTGTAGAAGCACAAACCTTAGCAAATGTTTATTTGGCGATCGAAAGTAACTTGGAAATTATTCCGGTTTTGAATAAAATTGATTTGCCTGGTGCGGAACCAGAACGGGTCAAAAAAGAAATTGAAGAGGTAATTGGTTTAGATTGTAGCGGTGCGATTTTAGCTTCGGCAAAAGAAGGTTTAGGAATTGAAGAAATTCTGGAATCGATCGTTCATTTAGTTCCCCCACCTAAAGAAACTGTAGAAGAACGCTTACGAGCATTAATTTTTGATAGTTATTACGACAGTTATCGGGGAGTAATTGTTTATTTCCGGGTGATGGATGGGCGGGTGAAAAAAGGCGATCGCGTTCGCTTAATGGCCAGTGGCAAAGAATATGAAATCGACGAATTAGGCGTACTTTCTCCTAACCAAATTCGCGTTGACGACCTTCATGCTGGAGAAGTAGGTTATCTAGCAGCAGCAATTAAAGCAGTAGAAGATGCCCGTGTCGGTGACACAATTACTTTAGCAAATGCTCCGGCCAAAGAACCATTACCAGGTTATACTCAAGCAAAACCAATGGTGTTTTGTGGAATGTTTCCCACCGATGCCGATCAATTTCCTGACTTGCGAGAAGCTTTAGAAAAGCTAAAGTTAAATGATGCCGCTTTGTCTTATGAACCAGAAACTTCAAGTGCAATGGGATTTGGTTTCCGTTGCGGTTTCTTGGGTTTATTACACATGGAAATTGTCCAAGAAAGGCTGGAAAGAGAATACAATTTAGATTTGATTATTACCGCTCCTTCGGTAGTTTATAAAGTCACAACTAACAAAGGAGAAGAGTTATTAATCGATAATCCTAGTACTTTGCCAGATCCGCAATATCGGGAGAGAATTGAGGAACCTTATGTACAAGTAGATATGATTACACCGGAAGAGTATGTCGGAACTTTGATGGAATTAGGTCAAAGCCGACGCGGTGTTTTCAAAGATATGAAATACTTGACTTTAGGGCGGACAACTTTAAGTTATGAATTGCCGTTGGCGGAGGTGGTGACAGACTTTTTCGATCAGATGAAATCTCGATCGCGCGGCTACGCCAGCATGGAATATCATTTGATTGGTTATCGGGAAAATCCTTTGGTAAGATTGGATATTTTAATTAATGGCGATCCAGTAGATTCTTTAGCGATGATTGTTCACCGAGATAAAGCTTATTATGTTGGGCGAACTTTGGTAGAAAAGTTAAAAGAATTGATTCCTCGTCACCAATTTAAAATTCCTTTACAAGCAGCAATTGGTAGTAAAGTAATCGCTAGCGAACATATTCCCGCACTGCGAAAAGATGTGTTAGCTAAATGTTATGGCGGTGATATTTCCCGGAAGAAAAAGTTGTTGCAAAAACAAGCCAAAGGGAAAAAGAGAATGAAAGCTATTGGTACAGTAGATGTACCCCAAGAAGCTTTTATGGCAGTGTTACGCTTGGATAAAGAATAA
- a CDS encoding GAF domain-containing sensor histidine kinase, translated as MSVPIDLQNWQKGSYGKSDSAWTNHASGLQGLGSELVYVQEATGEYLSFYWQQAERYQLKPEAIVNSCPNEHFGPIAAASYLERIQQILKNQVPERFCCEFQYQEHKIRFDLIVSPIIVADGPATRVLVMGRQILEETANTLQKTPTITRAATLHWGQHYKRLIRKISRHIRRTLDLDTIWQRTVDDLGKGLDVSRCVICAYKSDIMEASVKAEYRSESVSSFLGQKLKLSESAYFTQAIESLEPIIEQESNNSEPPESKLAIATFYQDKPNGLIILYDYKGNRQWSIDEIELMRELADLVGSAIAHATLYHELEQARQQAEEASRLKSEFLANTSHELRTPLNGMIGFLKLVLDGMADDPEEQREFIEEANRSALHLLDVINDILDIAKIEAGKMELELGPVDLEELFSNVEDFTKTQAQQKNLSFRIQKPATRDKIILNGNYQRLLQVMLNLVGNAIKFTHEGGVMISAEVQRKKSSTAQEAPAMAIVRVVDTGIGVSLEKQGRLFQSFSQVNGGHNRQYGGTGLGLYISQKLIEAMKGEVEFYSMGEGLGSTVTFTVPLYQDPVLFSNQ; from the coding sequence ATGAGCGTGCCTATTGATCTACAGAATTGGCAAAAAGGGTCTTACGGTAAATCTGATTCGGCTTGGACAAACCACGCCAGTGGTTTACAGGGATTGGGATCAGAGCTAGTATACGTTCAAGAAGCAACAGGTGAATACCTTTCCTTCTACTGGCAACAAGCCGAACGTTATCAACTTAAACCAGAAGCGATCGTCAATAGCTGCCCAAATGAACATTTTGGCCCTATAGCAGCTGCAAGTTATCTAGAACGAATTCAACAAATCCTGAAAAATCAGGTACCAGAACGTTTTTGTTGTGAATTTCAGTACCAAGAACATAAGATCAGGTTTGATTTAATAGTTAGCCCCATAATAGTAGCGGATGGTCCGGCAACTAGAGTATTAGTCATGGGTAGGCAAATTCTCGAAGAAACAGCCAACACATTACAAAAAACTCCGACTATAACTAGAGCAGCAACATTACATTGGGGACAACACTATAAAAGATTAATTAGAAAAATCTCCCGTCACATCCGCCGCACCCTTGATTTAGATACAATTTGGCAAAGAACAGTAGATGATTTAGGCAAAGGATTGGATGTTAGTCGCTGCGTAATTTGCGCTTACAAAAGCGATATTATGGAAGCCTCTGTTAAAGCAGAATATCGCTCGGAATCAGTCAGTTCCTTTTTGGGACAAAAACTCAAACTTTCCGAATCAGCTTATTTCACTCAGGCAATAGAATCTTTAGAACCAATCATAGAACAAGAGTCGAATAATTCGGAACCACCAGAGTCTAAATTAGCGATCGCTACTTTTTACCAAGATAAGCCAAATGGTTTAATTATTCTCTACGACTATAAAGGAAACCGCCAGTGGAGTATTGACGAAATAGAACTGATGCGGGAGTTAGCAGATTTAGTCGGAAGTGCGATCGCTCATGCTACCCTATACCATGAACTAGAACAAGCTCGACAACAAGCCGAAGAAGCCTCACGCTTAAAAAGCGAATTCTTAGCCAACACCTCCCACGAACTGCGGACACCCCTAAACGGGATGATAGGCTTCCTCAAACTAGTTTTAGACGGCATGGCTGATGACCCAGAAGAACAAAGGGAGTTCATCGAAGAAGCCAATCGTTCAGCCTTACACCTACTCGACGTTATTAACGACATTTTAGACATTGCCAAAATTGAAGCTGGCAAAATGGAATTGGAGTTAGGGCCTGTAGATTTGGAAGAATTATTTAGTAATGTCGAAGACTTTACCAAAACTCAGGCACAACAGAAAAACCTCAGCTTTCGCATTCAAAAACCAGCCACCAGAGACAAAATCATCCTCAATGGTAACTACCAAAGATTATTACAAGTAATGTTGAACTTGGTAGGGAATGCCATTAAATTTACCCACGAAGGCGGAGTGATGATTAGCGCCGAAGTGCAACGGAAAAAATCTAGTACCGCCCAAGAAGCGCCAGCAATGGCGATCGTCCGCGTCGTAGATACCGGAATTGGCGTATCCTTAGAAAAACAAGGGAGACTCTTCCAATCCTTCAGCCAAGTCAACGGCGGACATAATCGACAATACGGTGGTACCGGACTAGGACTTTACATCTCCCAAAAACTCATCGAAGCCATGAAAGGCGAAGTCGAATTTTACAGCATGGGCGAAGGACTCGGCTCAACCGTTACCTTCACCGTGCCATTGTATCAAGACCCAGTACTTTTTTCTAATCAATAG